DNA from Alnus glutinosa chromosome 2, dhAlnGlut1.1, whole genome shotgun sequence:
TCTAGTTGCATGTTCTATAGTTGCATATACAATATTGACATAATATGTTGACAAATAGAGCCCATTTCAGGTCTAGCTTTGTGTGATATATGCTTTTATTGGACTAGAACCAGTTTCTTAGTTGCAGAGAAACAATGATGTGTGCCCTGAATGTCATTACATATATGCAGTTTCATTAATCCAGccccccacccttttttttttaaaaaaaaaaaaaaaaaaaagaataaaaaaagtagtcttttcaataatttttttattttagtttttaaaagaataaaggtaTTATCAGAAAAAGTAGCATTTCTGTCACACCTTAGTATTTTAATGagtcactttagcacacttaaaaattcatgggactattttaaaatcggttgttagttgaatgagcttctttttttttttttttttttttaaatatatatttttttaaaatatttttcatttattaatattataatttttttagtttattattattattattatttttaaatgagcATATGGCCACGTGGATTTCTGTTAATTTTATGGACAGAAGTACCATGTCTATTTTTAGCCATAAACGAAGTGCTATCTacaatacgaaatgaaactgagataaaaaaaaatatagtctTTAAACCAAAGGGAGGCAATGAGCGCTTAACCCTATAAATATAACATTACGTCCTCGATaaccaaaatttaacattttaaatggttttgaGGTGGCTAAAATTGTTACATAGGTCAGCAATCTCATACTTGTGAATATACGTTTAGTAGCtttgcaaaaatttcactaacaatggttaataaaaagtaaattgaaaaggaaccaaaatttaatatataaatggTTTTAAGGTAGCTAAATCCAAGACAAGTAGCATTTtatgacttttctttttttctttttttctttcttttctttacttttcttcccttttttttttcctttttttttattttttattttttaatgttggtttCATTTGATCCACCCAACCAACAGCtttttgaatttaataaattcatctataacctttttctttctttctttctttctttcttttttttcttttttttttctttttcattattattatttatagttgTACTATTCTTCTCTTAGACGTTTCCgcaaaaatatattgaaattaaattataatgtagTCATTAAAAAGAAACGTGAAAATTGAAAGAGGAATAGGTCAACTGAAAGCTAAAGGAACTTTCTTAAGCCTAAATATTTCAATGAGAATCATAAGCGTTAGTACTAAAGAGAAATTTGTTAAATAATGcagcaaaaataataatattacctcaccattaaccaaaatttaacatttaaaaatagttttagggTGGCTAACATCGTTAAGTATACCAAAAATTTCTAGCAATTTCATACTTGGATGCATATACGTTcaataaatttgcaaaaatttcactgGCAATGGCTAATAAAATGTAggttaaaaaaaaccaaaatttaatatatatatatatatatatatggttcaaGGTTGGCTAAATCTGTTACAAGTAACATTTTATGACTATttattaggggtgtaaatcttACCAGTAATCGGTAACTGGGAAACCGGTTTGATACCCGGTTATAAAATAATCGATATCCGGCTATCCGGAGTTAGTTACCAGTTTTACCCTTTTCAAAAACTTGGTTATAACCGGAAAACCAGGTatctatataaataataaaatatgaaattacTAAATTACCCTTTATACCATGATTTTACCCTAGTTTTAGACATTCTTTTCCTTTCGGCTTTCGGCTTTCACTTTGCTTCAACCGACACCTTCAGTCTTTCAAAATACGAACTTAGATCATTGTCTCTCAATCTTTCAAGATAGAAGAACTGCTCAAAGACTTGATTTAGCAAATCGTCGGCATCATTGAACCCACTCAACCCAGTCGCTTGTTGTAGACGACGATAGCAGCCATGTGGCCGAAGATCTAGCTTAAGATCTAGTCGAAGATCTGGTCGAACATCTAGCCGAAGCGGCCGAAGATCTAGCCGTCAACGATGCGCATGGGGTTCTGGCCGAAGATCTACATCTGGCGTTGGTGGCTCTCGCTCATGCAGTGGCACTTGAAGCCGTTCTTGTCGCGGCACATCTGGTAGTACCACCGTCGCCTCTGGCACATCTGGCAGTACCACGGTAGCTTCTATAGCCACTTCACTTTGATCCGGTTCGCAATCGCTTTTGGCGTCAGAAATTCGTTCTTCCCCATCGCTCAAAATATTCTCCACCAGAAGATTTGCAGTGGTTTCAATGGATTTTGGATCAGAGGGGCGAGAGTTGCAGAGATTTGGTACCAGTCCGAATAACCAGGTACCAACCAGGCGATTAACCGGTTACCGATTTTAACCAATAACCGAGAATCAGCTCCAAGTTTTCACTCCTACTATTTATTGTGGTTTAATGTTGGTCTAATTCGATTACTCAACTATCACTATAAGGCAAAAATCGACAATTATTCAAATTTAATGAATTCATCTATaacctttattttctttatttttttttcttttaattactattattattattattattattattattatttatatttatatttttactatTCTTTTTTAAGACGtttttgcaaaaagaaaaataaaattataataaaaaacccGCGCTAtagttttaaggaaaaaatgtaCTATTAGTCCATGTGgctggcctaaattacaaatcgctcactttaacatcaaaattaattcaaagatccTTGTAGTCggattaatttataaatcgctTCCCAGTGTCAAATTCCGTtacaaattttaacaaattccaTTAGGCACCACGTTAGAGCCAATAAGATGGCTAGACGTATCgatcataataataaaaaataaataaaataaaaaaaaatctattaaaatataaataaataaaatttaaaagattattcaaaaaaaatgaaaatagaaattgGGTGGTTGCCTCTTGAGCCGAATTTGTCAagatttttaacagaatttgactctaaggagcgatttgtaaattaagtcaaccacaAGGATCtgtgaattaattttgataacaaatggagcaatttgtaatttaggccaaccacatggactaatgatacaatttttcctaattttaatAACTATGAAGATTCATTTCATGGAGCAATTAGCTAAGATAGTGGTATTGCATATAATGACCCCCTCTCTTAAAATTGTGGACCTAGTGATACCTAGCATGTTATGTGCCTACTCTCATCTTTTAGAGCTTAATCATGTATTTCAATATAGTATGGTTAATTACATCCATTTAAAACGAAAAGCCACATCATGAATGACAAGTGTGCAAAATAAATAggaaatattttgacaaaaaaatggGTATATGATTCAAGCGAAAATGTTTGGAGTATTACCACTTTTGCTATCtctttacaaactgacatgacaGTTCATAACTGATAGAATGATTAAGCATGTATGATTGACAAATCAATTACAAACTAATTAATGTATGAAAATTTCCAACAAACCGGTTGTAAGAAACTCCTACAAACCCGTCTCTAAAAGTGAtatgtgtcctttaagcatgtgaaaaacatatgctattaaaaaaaacatgtcttTCAAATGCCATaaacacatgtcatttttaaaagttgatttatagaaaatttcttacaaattcagTTTGTTGAAAATTTCTGTGCCTAATTAAATTGGCAAGTTACATTTTTCGCTTAATAATTTCACTAATTATAGACtgtcacgtcagtttgtaagaaaaGTTGTAGTAAAAACTATAGTACCCCTAACAGCACTCATGATCGACATCCAGTGATATCGATCGTGGGGATGGAAATTTGGAACCTACATGAATTGGCTAAATTGCCATCGTTGTGCAGTtccaaagaaaaggaaaagggtgGCAGGGGGTTCTGATCCTTCTGGAAATGCTATCTAGTAGTTATTTTAGAGCTGAAGACACACAAGTGGCAATCTCTCAACCCATCACTTCCTAAATTGTAGAGGAGGATTATTCCCTATATTAAGGTCCAGGCACCAAAGAGGCTTGCCAGGCAAACCTACACGGTTTGCCCCTTAAAAGGAGGAGGGGCTGGAGGGGACAGAGGACCTGCTGCTATTTTCTCTCGAACCCCAGCGCTGCATCATAGTTTCTCGAACTTGGccttttctcttggttgctttcaATCACAGCATTCTTACATATAAGCCAAAGATATAGTTGCAGAGGTGATTTACCTTAACTAGTCTCAGTTTCAATTCGTCATCTGTCTTCTTGATCCTCGGAGGCTAAAATGGCGGGTTATTGAAACTTTGAATATTGTCATCTGCAACGAAGATGGCGACTGGATTATCAGCAAAGGCACCATTATTCTCCCACTGCAATGAAAGTGGAATCCGGGTAATGATGAATGATTATAAAACAGAGCATATGAGTTTTCTTATTTCTAATTGGTCATATTTTCTGTTACGTACAGAAATTTTAAAGATGAAATTAACCTTCTGATCAAGTGGTAAGATAAATGCCACAAAAGAATGGGCATTTTTAAAGCAAATATTGTAGAACTACAGAGATGTAAAACTTGGTCTGTATATTAGTTGAACATTGGCCTTCTATATATAACTGAGCTTTCCCTATGAACATGCTGAATGATTCTTGAAATTGAGAAACAATATGACATACTTGTTAAACGCAAGTTTCTGGGGGTGTCCTTTTACAAAAATCTATTCCTCGTATAACGGGAACAAAAGTTGAGAGATGCTTAATTGAGCATTTCAGAATCTGCTTCACTTCGTGATATATACGTAAATGAACAAATAGTTCGGAGAAAATATACTTTTGTCCTTTGAACTATCACcacatttttaagtttttaaacttttaaaagtgaCATTAGGCCCTCCATATTGTCATCACCGACTGTCAAATTAGGCACTCCATTAAAAATTGGTGTTAAAATGAATGGAAAAGTAGTCAAAGTGTGTGGAGGTAATTTGGCCacccaaaaatgaaaataggGCGGCCGAAACACCCCCATAGACCGtgggaggtggttcggccactccaacaaaaaaaaatcccctaAATAAAAGGAGCAGGTGGCTGAACCATGTACATTTATGaggagtggtttggccaccccaaaaatgaaaacaggggtggttgaaccacctccATAGACTGTGAGGTGCTTCGGCCACCCTAAAAACTAAAGTTGGgtcttttgtatttttagtattttttgttctttttttttaattttttttttaaacggtcatttattaactttttttaattttattttctaataactTTAAGGATATTTCggagagaaaaatgcaaaagacGTCACTTGTGGCCTCTTTTCGGTCTATTTTGACATCAAATACCAACATGGTGTCTACTTTGACACAATGGTAATATGGGGGGGGCCCTATTATCATCTCTTTTGACATCAAATAGTAACCAAGTCAATATAAAACACTGATTTACATGATTTGGATAGCAAGCCTACATCCACAGTaaaagatttggattttcttgtATTGTCTCTTTGCAAGTTATATCTTTTATGCTACTTAATAAATTAGTCTTTGTATCTAGAGAGTGTATTTAGACTATTTAGTAGATTAAACTTAACTTGAAAGTTGTAGAAGAATTAATACTAatagtattatatatatgctaTGTGAAGGAAGAGTGAAAACAACAttgaaaatcattatttatttttgatataaTAGAAATTTGGTTGAGTATagcttcctttttcttctccttttgttGTAAATTATTATTCTACATTGTCCCTTTCTCCGTCCTAAACCCTATCCTCatcaaaaagagaaattttacaaaaaagtaatgctaaaaacaacatttttattctacaatgtTCGTGTGACAGTCTCAACTAACCATTGGATTTAGTTcttgtagaagaaaaaaaaatccaaaaattggTCGCAACTGTCACGTCAGCACTGTAGGataattgtagaataaaaatttgatttatagcttcttcttttttttttgagttatgctggaaactacatttttaagaaaatagggAATCTTTTGAGAATGTGAAACAAATTCGTGAGAGTTAAATAACAAGCCgttgaaatatatatacttctgcataaattatcattttttgacAAAGAACGGTTAGTTCATCCAGGCAACAAGCTCAGATGTATCCTACAACCTGAAGAATATGGCAGGCATGATGCCAGACAATTCGAGTGGATGGAGAGGAAATTTCATCTTTATGATAGAGCTCCGGAAGAAGATACTAACCTTTAGAGACATCATTGACCTTCCACCTTGTGATGGTTCGAGCCCCATCCATGAGGTACTCACTATTTAATTTTGCAGTACCAGAAATACTGTTCATGTCAAATTGCACTTCATTTCTCTGTCCTGTTTTCCACCTTCTGGCAGCTGGTGATGGGAACAGTAGAAGATCTCCATAATCTGTACCCTAATGTTGTTCCCTGCAATCTGAACTCAGAAATTAAAGGATCTTCAATAAATCAGGTTCACTTTCCAAGAACATGAAGTAATTAAAGATgcttattttataaattaatagacCTGATTGCATCAGTCTATGAGCTAATGAAAACAACATATTTACATAGGGATTGGAACACCTTTACACTGCTTTGAAATCTATTGGAGATTCATGGGCAAAGAACCACAAGTGGATAACCAACTGTGGAGATGAGACAGAGGACAGCTTGGTCGACAACATCAGTTTGGAGCAACTCGGTAGGATACCTTCGTTCTTGTTAAAGCATTAAATACTCTTAGAATATATGATATGGTATATATTTCTTATAGGATAATAACTTTCTATGATTGATTCCATAATTAATTTGATtactatacatttttttttatcttcacCTACCccaattttcttataaataagagTCTTTTGTACTATAAATATTATCAAAGAATACGAGCAAGATGTAGCCTTTTTGGGCTCTTCCCGTAAATCTTTGTCTAcgtcttctctctttctttcgcTCATATACTGTCTTCAGAGAGTTGATAAATTAATTGTATTGAAGGAGAACTTGTACAAGCAAAGCTCAAATACATGACTAACATAGCGAAAAAGATGTTCGATGTGATGGAAGAAGACGAGAAGGGCTCCACCATCGGGGACGTTTTGTATAGATCCTACTCAGACAACAAAACCTACTGCCCTTCCCCAGATACTCCAACTTCATTCCCTCCTGAGCTGACCTTTGCTACGAGACTTGGTGAATTGGCTGCTGTTTCCTGCTCCCGACCTCTTCTTTTGCCTCTCAGACTTCAGGCAATGGGAAACTTGATGCCCACCGACATGAAATGCCTCTCATCCAACATGTACCTTAATGTATCAGCTGAAGGTTCCAGCCCCACGAGAGGGAAAAACAAGGCTGCTGTTGACCAAAATCCAGAAATATTGCAAGAAATTGCTAAAGAATCACAAGATAAAGtaagtcatgagaggctaaatgaTTCCAAAGCTACAAACACTTCACCAAAGTTTCCAAATTTTAGTTCAGATAATATGATGCCTAAAGCAAGAGAGTTAATAGCTGTGCCACTTCCACCTCCAAAACCGCTGTTCAATACTCCTCCAACTATACCAACAACGGTCCCATCACCACCGTCCATTCCGCCTTCAAATCTTGCTGCAGCGCCACCTCTACTTCCACCTAAAGGATCCGCACCAGCAGTATCGCCTCCAATGCCACTGAAAAAGGGAGCTGCaccaccacctcctcctccactTGGTGTAGCAAAGGCCTTACGCCCAAAGAAGGCAACTACCAAACTGAAGAGATCAACCCATATGGGCAACATGTATCGGATCCTGAAAGGAAAGGTTGAAGGCTCTAGTTTAAATGAAAAGGTTACAAAGAGGAGTAAAACTCAGATAGGAGTTTCTGCTGGGAAGCAACAGGGAATGGCTGATGCATTAGCAGAGATGACAAAAAGGTCTTTTTCCACAACCCATAACTATAgaattgttaaatcaccacttatccaaAAGTTTTAGTTGATACAAAGGGTTTAACATGTTATCAGAGCAGAGGTCCTAAGTTCAAATAATATCTCTAACATTCAtcttccattttaattaaatatttcatgtgttaaaCATCACTTATTAAAAGGGAGTTTAAGTCCGCATGCGAGGAggagtattaaagtattgattaaatgattaaatttaccccttcttattaatttaagcttttaggataagtgataatttaacaagaATTCGATCTCTTGCATTATAATAGTTATAGAATTTACCAGATGAAGAGGGCTGGTCTCTTACCTGCTACTGTTTCCCTTCTTTGTTTCCTTAGATCAGCATATTTCCAGCAAATTGAAGAAGACGTTCAGAAGCATGAAAAATCAATCCTGAACATTAAAGCTGCCATCAATTCCTTTCAAACCAAGGACATGGCTGAGCTTGTTAAATTCCACAAATATGTGGAACAACATTTAGAGCAGTTGACTGATGAGACCCAGGTGATGCTCATACCATATGGTCCAATCCATTGATCCTTTTCATTCTTGGCTCTTTGAAACAAAAGCCTAAGTCCTTGTAATGCAGGTGCTGGCAAGATTTGAAGGTTTTCCCACAAAGAAGCTCGAATCATTGAGGACTGCGACAGCACTGTACTTAAAATTGGAAGGAATAGTTACTGCTCTGGAGAACTGGAAAGTAATGCCTCCTTTGGGCCAGCTTCTTGACAAGGTTGATTCCTATTTCAACAAGGTAAACTATTAGGACTCATGGAAGAGTCTAAAAAACGCACCAGAATTTTACTGACACAGCAATTTCTTCCCCTGGCTGATAAATTTGTTGCAAACAGATCAAGGGGGAAATGGATGCATTAGAAAGAACCAAAGATGAAGAATCCAAGCGGCTGCAGAGCCAAAATATTCATTTTGACTTTAATATTTTAGTGCGAATCAAGGAATCTATGGTAGATGTTTCTTCAAGTTGCATGGAGTTGGCACTTAAGGTGAATAGCAAAACTTACTGTTTAGATTTCCCAATTTAATAACCTTTTTATGAGTCTGTATAAGACGTTTGGCTTTTACTTTAGGAACGGAGAGAGGCAAAGTCAGCTGCGAATGGACACACAAAGATGCTTTGGAGAGCCTTCCAGCTTGCATTTCGGGTCTATAGCTTTGCAGGTGGACAAGATGATCGGGCTGACATGTTGACCCGGGAATTAGCCAATGAAATAGAGGCTGATCCACAACCTGAGTGATGTCTTTTCCATCAAACAACAGTATAATACAAGAGCCAATATTGAGCAATGTAGTTTGCATAATCAGAAGCATTGCTCAGGATATGGCAGCAAGCATATTGCAGTTAccttttttgtaaaatatgGTGTGCCActataactattttatttagtATCTATAATACAAAAGACTTGTTACTATAAAAGGTTAATTTGGCTTTCATTGCTCCAACTGGTGACATATTCCCCCACCCCCCCACAAGTGACTGCATACATATATGCAGAGTACAGAGACTTGAACATGTGCAATAATATTGTTATGATAATAAAGTGTAAGGAATTAGCATGCCGTAATATCTACTTTTGTTGTGAAGTCAGTGTTGCATTAGGAGTACTTAGTTAGTATCTGttcctatattttattatatgccAGTGTTGCAGTCAGATTACATATGATAGTCATGTAGTTGATTACATATTGTAGTCATGTAGTTTgttttatctttattattagTGTCAGTGTGGTATTAAGATTAAATGTTAGAGTCAATTGGGTTGTAGCACTACGGTGCATTTATTTGTGTGTAAGGGGTGAAACTCTAAGTCGTGTAAGAGTTATCTCCTAGCCGAGTGTGATTTATCTCCAAGTATGTGTCATTAAGGAGTTCTACTCTAAGTCTAAGTCTTGTGTTCCTTCTACTTAAACGATGTCATTGAATGAATAAACAAGCAAAAATTAATTCCAAACTTTGTATTTGAAAAGATCTAGGTTTCCTCATAATCTAAAAGGTCTAAGTTCCCTCAAAATTTAAGGTCTAAATTCCCTCAGAACCTATCAAATTATCCTATTGTGTGTTTGCaaaatcattcacgtaacaaATACTAAGACACTATTTTCAATAAAACGATGCCATTTAAAGTTGTGCATCTAATAGTGTACATAATGTCAATGTTGGCACgtcttttaaataatttaaacaatatGGCATCAAAAGCACCGTTAGATgcaccaactttaaatcctaactttgaaatagagaggatcatTGTCCTGACACGAGGGACTCATCCCTGCCTTTATGTGGAAAATACGCCTAATTAATCTGTTTATCTAAACCTATAAATGCCCATGGCTCACATTTGGATCAATCAAACAACTAAATTCAGGAGTGCCAATATAGAACAACACCAACTGGTAGATTTTCCAGGCAAATGTATTAAGACTTAAGATTGGTTCCCATTCAATGGCGGAGGCAAGACTTAATTCTTGAGGATCGGActaataattaatgaaaataaaataatattacataaaataaagtttaatactacatgaaaagaaaatgttttcaaaaattCTTTATATATCAATATCTTAAAACTAAAGAAGAGTACACAAAAATATATCTTGTCAacttgaacatatatatatacaaaaaaggaACACAAAAAATTCGTAAATCATCTATTAGCATTTCTGTACTAAAAGTTTTAGCGATTTCTTTCTCAATGTAGATAACTATATAATTTGGAAGAATGTCTATCTCAATACaaaactaaatatatatttctatataaAATGAAATTAGCATATTCTAATCAAATTCTTAATATAACAAATCATTAAAGAATTTCTGAATAAAAGGAAGAAACAATAACTCAAtaagaataaattttaaaatgaaaaaaaaaaaaaaaaaaagtacttgaaAGTGTACAGAGAGTGCTGTGAGAGTGAGTCTGtgcgtatgtgtgtgtgtgtgtgtgtgtgtgactaTAAAAATTACAGACTTGAGATTTGTGAGTTGTGAGGCTGACCGTGTACTGTGACGCTGTGAGCAGAGGCCGACCGCGTGAGCTGTGAGGAGAGACAGAGTGGCAGACCGAAGAGCGGAAGAGGCGACctgcgaagaag
Protein-coding regions in this window:
- the LOC133860813 gene encoding uncharacterized protein At4g04980-like, whose protein sequence is MAGMMPDNSSGWRGNFIFMIELRKKILTFRDIIDLPPCDGSSPIHELVMGTVEDLHNLYPNVVPCNLNSEIKGSSINQGLEHLYTALKSIGDSWAKNHKWITNCGDETEDSLVDNISLEQLGELVQAKLKYMTNIAKKMFDVMEEDEKGSTIGDVLYRSYSDNKTYCPSPDTPTSFPPELTFATRLGELAAVSCSRPLLLPLRLQAMGNLMPTDMKCLSSNMYLNVSAEGSSPTRGKNKAAVDQNPEILQEIAKESQDKVSHERLNDSKATNTSPKFPNFSSDNMMPKARELIAVPLPPPKPLFNTPPTIPTTVPSPPSIPPSNLAAAPPLLPPKGSAPAVSPPMPLKKGAAPPPPPPLGVAKALRPKKATTKLKRSTHMGNMYRILKGKVEGSSLNEKVTKRSKTQIGVSAGKQQGMADALAEMTKRSAYFQQIEEDVQKHEKSILNIKAAINSFQTKDMAELVKFHKYVEQHLEQLTDETQVLARFEGFPTKKLESLRTATALYLKLEGIVTALENWKVMPPLGQLLDKVDSYFNKIKGEMDALERTKDEESKRLQSQNIHFDFNILVRIKESMVDVSSSCMELALKERREAKSAANGHTKMLWRAFQLAFRVYSFAGGQDDRADMLTRELANEIEADPQPE